The Corallococcus caeni region CTGAGCGAGCAGAACCTGGACAACGACCCTCCGGTGGAGGGCGTGTTCCGCAAGAACACCCGGCCGTACCGCTTCATCGAGGACTACTGGCACTTCCGCTACGTGGAGAACCCGGGCGCGGCGTGGGGCATGTTCTCCAGCCTGCCGGACGCCGCTCGCAAGGCGTTCTTCCACGTGGTGAGCCTGGTGGCGCTGGCGTTCATCCTGGTGCTGTACCGCAAGACGGAGCCGTCGCAGAAGCTGGTGCGCGTGGCGCTGGCGCTCATCACCGGCGGCGCGCTGGGCAACTTCGTGGACCGGCTCATCCGGGGCTACGTCATCGACTTCATCGACTGGCACTGGCGCAACCAGCCGGGCATGCGCTGGCCCACGTTCAACGTGGCGGACGCGGCCATCTGCGTGGGCGTGGGGCTGATGCTGCTGGACTCCTTCCGCGTGCGCAGGCCGGAGGCCGTGGCCACGCCGCTCCCCCAGGGCAGCAGCCCGCAGCCGTGACGCGCGGGGGTGGGCTGGTATAAGCCCACTCCGTGCCGCGCAAATACGCCATCCTCCTCGCCCTCACGCTGGGCGTCATCGTCCTGGACCAGTGGACGAAGTACCTGGTCGTGCGGGACCTCACCACCCGCTTCGACGGGACCACCACCCTGTCGGAGCGGCTGGGCGCGTTCTATTCGCCCGCCGAGGAACCCGGCCGCAGGGGTCTGCACTTCCAGCCGAAGACGCACGTGGAGGTGGCGGAGAACTTCTTCCGCCTGCGCTACGCGGAGAACCCGGGCGCCGCGTGGGGCATGTTCCGCGACCTGCCCCCGAACGTGCGCGGCCCGCTCTTCCACCTGGTGAGCCTGGGCGCGGTGCTGCTCATCGTCTTCTACTTCCGGAAGCTGTCCGGCACGGACCCCGCGGAGGTGTGGGCGCTGTGGGGCCTGCCGCTGGTGCTGG contains the following coding sequences:
- the lspA gene encoding signal peptidase II, coding for MKASLRLLLVVVLAVLAADQLTKYLAVSRLTEALDGRSGLSRVSGFLSEQNLDNDPPVEGVFRKNTRPYRFIEDYWHFRYVENPGAAWGMFSSLPDAARKAFFHVVSLVALAFILVLYRKTEPSQKLVRVALALITGGALGNFVDRLIRGYVIDFIDWHWRNQPGMRWPTFNVADAAICVGVGLMLLDSFRVRRPEAVATPLPQGSSPQP
- the lspA gene encoding signal peptidase II, whose amino-acid sequence is MPRKYAILLALTLGVIVLDQWTKYLVVRDLTTRFDGTTTLSERLGAFYSPAEEPGRRGLHFQPKTHVEVAENFFRLRYAENPGAAWGMFRDLPPNVRGPLFHLVSLGAVLLIVFYFRKLSGTDPAEVWALWGLPLVLGGALGNYIDRVARAFVIDFLEAHWYDKAAWPSFNVADMAICIGVGMLVVDAFVRKEKPQASAPAKAS